In Vanessa cardui chromosome 24, ilVanCard2.1, whole genome shotgun sequence, the genomic window cgcaaacttgcgtctttttggggttgaaatggactaaatttagccggccccagttcgagacttcgtttaacgaagactcgatttcagacacaagtttgttccggttttcttcgacgttttcccgagaaatattagcgcggccggtgtataaggtgtcaacggtactgtcgtctgcatagcaatgaatgttcccgatttgcaacaaatcattgatatgcagaagaaacagagtgggtgataggacgcagccttgtggaacaccagcattgacgaattttaagtcagagcatgcaccgtcgacaacgaccttgatgctccgatctgccaaaaagctggtaatccaattgcataatttcccgggaagcccataagaaggaagcttcgaaagaagcgctttgtgccatacgcgatcgaaggccttcgctatgtccaagctggctgctaatgcctcccccttgctctcaactgcttcagcccacctgtgagtaaggtaaactagaagatcaccggctgagcgaccccgacggaaaccgtactggcggtcactaatcagctgattctcctctaggtaccgcaggagctggcagttaataagggactccattatcttggagagcaaggaggtgatggctataggcctataattggacggatctgagcggttgccttttttagggatcggatgcaccaaagcagtcttccaggagttcgggacgacgcctaatgcgtaggattgccggaaaagacgcgttaagaccggtgccaactcgggagcacatgtccgtagcacgattggagggatgccatcgggtccactcgacttgtgaatgtccaaggaaagaagtgctttccgaactgcactttgccgaaatttaacctccggcatcgtcgtatcacatcgcgggattgatggaggtgactttccttggtcatccagagtcgagttcgacgcgaagagagaccctaaaagatcggccttctccttcgcggtatgggccaatgactcaccgtccctgtgcaaagacggaaaagaaggctgacagaaattccctaggacagccttagcgagagaccagaacgcacgtgttcctgatgggaagcgcaccagtctctcgccaattctgccaatgtacttcgacttcgcctcagctatcacgtttttgaaggacctggaggcagagttatattcctttctgaatgtgctggtgtttgtatcacgagacgccgatgcgttagcccagtcttggtagcgttcccattttcggcgtgaagccgtcttacagaggcgaccaaaccagggctgggacttgccaccaatgggcaccgcagaatatggaatgaaaagttccataccctgaagcaccacatcggcgacagagtcagcaacaacgctcggatcatccatcgagaaacaaactcgcccccatgggtaagatgcaaagaaggaccgcatcccatcccaatctgctgacttgtagtgccacatgcgacccagagggggatcgacgacaatcttatagccgtccggatgcgaagtcagcagaaggtccaacagggaaggtgtatgatcctccacgtccggtattcgcgttggcgaggtgaccagttgtgtcaaatcataagccaaagcgaagtcgagaacagatctacccgcatgatcagtggtgcgcgatccaagccactctgtatgatgagcattgaaatcgcccagaataatgatctctgcggatggagtctgctgcagcacggaatctgtagccaattggacgtgctcaaccagtcggtcggtttcggcattaccgctatgggacctataaaggcacgcgtagattcgcggatggtcgtcgcagtctacgcgcagccagataattgataggtcctgcccttcaaggctgccgaggcgtcgagagcagatatcatctctgacgtaaacgcacaccccagctcgtggcacaaaagtatgctccaatttgtacccggggtaagagagaaaagacgtatcggcaggagaagatatctgggtctcggtaagaaagagcaaggccggcttcgccttctcaaggtgaaagtgaacggcattcaagttggagttgagtccccttatgttgcagaagtccacagcgagtgtggtaggggttgccttatgatgcctgctccgcttgccccgaacagtggcgagcgcaaaattgccccccccagaattcggagggcagcctgggcatccctgctcaggcggtgtacgtcctgagcatggatgcccagagagggattctccatcgcagtcgctgatggtaccctcctggggtaatgtcaccaaattctgcacaaccatgttttggggggagagggatcgggcctccggaactctcacttaccggacgaaacgcggtagcatagctaccacttcacgccgattttaagtgagagagtggtacttccccgggcgtgccggcccattcgactgcaaccgagaggtatgcagtgtggcactaccacttccaaataattatataataattaataattataatataagtataattctACTAAGTTAAAACGTTAACCTTCTTTGATTGAACTCCATTGAATCGTGTTATTAGaataagaaaaattttaaagtacaGCGATTACGATACCgattatattgcaataaaacattttgttaataGAATTACCTTAAACTACTGGGGGTTTCAGGTTTGTTCGAAAAACTTAATGTATTCCAACCTTAAACTTATGGGTTTTtattaccgctaaacaacagtacgcagtaatgttgtgttccggttggaagggtgagtgagtgtgtaactacaggcacaagggacatatcatcttagttcccaaggttggtggggcattgacgatgtaaggtatagttaatatttttacagtgtcattgtctatgggtgatgatgaccacttgccatcaggtggctcatatgctcgtccgccaacctgttccataaaataaataaaataaaaaataaaatatgacgtaTCACAGTTAATTTTATGCACATTAGATAGTAACTCAAGAAGAGCAATTACAAGCTATGCACGCTCAAGAAGCTGCGATCCAAAAAGCGGCCAAGGAGTCTGAAGAAAGAAAGCAAAGACTGAAGGAACAGCTCAAGCCGCAGCCTGGTGCTGAGGCCTCCGGTGCCGCAGACCCTGAGTTGGAAGGGCCTGATCAAACCGCTCATACGTTATCAAGAGCTGAAAGTAAGATTACATCAGACACAATcagtttttattacatactaatAAAAACGGCCCGCGACCTTCTACGACCTtgactttaacaaaaaaaatatattattatagtcttagttactccttattatatcagttatctgccagtgaaagtttcgtcaaaatcagtccagccgttacatacatatacattgagtaaaaaagggctattttaatattacaaacagacactccaattttattaaatgtgtagGTTAGtgaattaaagatattttgttgtaccaatgaaatatttataacgttGTTTCTAGTTCTTCGGGCCAATAATTACCAAGGCCCAAGACTTTGCAATCGCATCATACTCGCTTCCAAGTGTCATGCGATCCGTGACGCGCAGATCGCTGAAAAAGAACTCGTCAAGAAGGAACTCGACGAGGAAGAACGCAGGtgaatctatattttatattataaatgtgaaagtgactctgtctgtctgtagctctttcacgactaaaccgttgaaccgaatttgatgagatttggtatgcagcaaacttgaactccaagaaaggatataggatACTTTTTACTACTAAAACACGAATGAAGccgtgggcgactactagtattcaATATTTGAACTCGTTTGTGTCTGATATCGAGGATAGAtccattgtaaatctgtttatttgaaaagagcaactatgcgcgTTTCTTGCCATTTCTCTCTGGAGGCTGTTTTCTAAAACGGTGATAGTGTATAaaatatcgacgattcaaaaatgcttcagtgaaatttacttgaattgttgatttgatttggtcTTTTCAAATCCTTACGTTAAGCACATGGTTAAGCCTCATTCAAACTCATGTATATTGTGCTGGcaacaatcaatactttattttgCTATGTTCCGATTTAATGGGTTGGTGAGCAAGTGTAGTAATAATTcaagaaacataacatttaaattgaatCTAAGCTTGAATCTAAGCTTCATGACTATAGGAAATTGTTTCCTGAATAGTGAGTTCGGCTGTTTTTCCAAGaaatcatttgaaaaaagaCTAGAAGACAAATGGTACTCAAAGTTGTAATGGTCTTTGCATTGTTTTTTTGTACCAAGACTGGACGCGATAATGGAAGAGAATCGGCTGGCTGCCGTTCGTCGAGCAGAAGAAGATGAAGACAGGCGACATGAGCTCCGTTTGCAAAATCTAGCTGCGTTGAAGGAGCAGATCAAAGCACATGAGACGTCTAAGGTTACAAAGCATTAGAGCTTTGATTTTTCTCAATATTTCTTTACGAATATCAGACTTGATCACAATAGCAATCTTTTAGGAAATTTACAATTTGGAACAAGATAGATCACGTTTATTTGTCTTATCCACTGATTACGTTGACAcagtaatgttttaaattacgtTATAATggtttaataatcatattttataacatttatttacttcaGCAGTATTTAGTGCATTATGTGAAAAGTcatattaaaagaaagaaaaaaaacagatatagcatagataaaatatatatatatctatataatagaTAATGGAAGCTGAACGTATAGAAGAAGAAAGCATTCGAGTGAATCAAGCGAACATCGCAATGCAAATTGACGAAGCTCAAAAGCTCAAAGAGAAGCAAGGGAGGCAGGCGAAGCTTAAGGAAATCCTCGATCAAGGTGAACGTTTTAAGCTAATACGAGCATAATTCGTAAATGCCTCTTTCCTGGACACAGCAACCTCAAAACATCCGAGAGAACTAGACGATGACGAATCTTAGAACCATATGACGTACCTAATCCAAGTTTTCAGTTGATTCTTCAAATGGCTTGAGTCTATGTAGTTGCTCCAAATTagggttgctgaggattcctcttccgCTTCCTCATAACGCGAAAGTTCCGCAATATTTTGGGTTCCTCAACCGATACCGcatcctcataaataaaaattaaaaatcctcttccgctattgcttcctcaaaatttaagagCAATTTATGAGGAATCTGGAGCTGTAGTAGAAACATCCTGCCCCACAGCCACCGCTTCCACGTTTACCAATAGAAGAGAGGTGCGTGGTACTAAAGTTCAAAAACACAGTCTTTTATGGTGGAAAAATAATCCGAAATACTTGGGAGGTTTACGGAGTTGTACGGCAATACCTATCTTCTCCTGCATCAAGTATACCCAGCGAACGACGTTTAAGCAATGCTGGATTAGTATATTATGATGAACTGAGAAACCGGTTGTCAGGGAAAACAgcgtccaaattattttttataaaaaataacctccctataattaattttgataatttattagttatttagtaGTTAGTATTAGttaattcctttattttgattaataaaatatttaacttaagtaatttataaagatatgaAGACTgcattcttattatatactatatatcatttgaattcctaaaataaattgtattattcacTCATCTTTTTTGAGTGCTTGTGTTGTTATTGAACTCCTTCATAACTGCTGGACCTATTTTGATGATTCTATATTGTGTGTTTTGAGAATAGTTTAATTCTCTCCcgcttcctcatccgcatcctctttctcgaaaaatatcctcatcctcatccgcatcctctaaatttgcgttcgacaaatcctcttcctcctcctcttcctcataatcacTTCCTCAACAACCCTAATTTAAACACAGATAGATAGTATGTAGATACTACTTATTaccttcaattaaatatatttatatatcaaacatcgtcgagtcgagatggcccagtggttcgaacgcgtgcatcttaaccgatgattgcgggttcaaacccaaccggtgggaattttacaggctggtgttgttgttgatatatcAAACATATGATTAGGTAATGCGGAACTGCTGTACTACAAGCAGCTACAAAACGAGGAAGAACGTATTATGGATCTTCGCATCGCAAACTTTCTTAAGCAGAAGCAAGAGCGGGAGGCCAAGAACAGGGCAGAGGCGGAAGCAGTTAAAGCGGCCAAACAAAAGGGCATCGACCACATCGCTAAAGCACAAAAGGTAACGTATTATAAGTGCGCTACAGGGATCTAGCGATGTACATGCGAACAAAGTCTGTACTTAGTATTATTCATAAGTTAAAGTAAAAGGTACTTTCCCTATGTATAAAGACTAGTCTATTTTGACGACATCCGGTTGATCGAGTAGTGTatttcaccggttttcatggctaaGCCACTTCGATTCCCGCCCGaatcaatgtagaaaaagttgattagttttctatgttgtcttgggtctgggtgtttgtggtaccgtcgttacttcagattttccataacacaagtgctttagctacttacaatgggatcagagtaatgtaatgttgtccagtaggtatgtatttatatatgaattattttaaagcgTTAAAAGTGGAGTGTTTAAATTAGGATTATCATGTCTAGTCTTACTGATATCATCATCCTGATGATCACCCATATTTTTCTCAGCATTTCTTTTGCCATTATTAGTATCttgtaaaattacattaatatttccgTATAATATATCCACTATCCACATCCTGGTAATAGTTTTTCTTTACTTGTAACATATAcctactcttttcaacattacatataatattttattagtatcgtTTATTTTACGTAATAGGCAAAATCTTTCCACTTGCCATTCAAAATAATCAGGAAACCATTTCAATTACACTCACTCCTGTAGTATTTTGGGTGACTGGGCATCAGAGttaaacaatgataataattgatGCACTTCATAAAGCTTTGTAAGATCTGTTTCACTAGTTGAAATGAAAAAGTTTCACAGGAAAAGTGAGGTCATTCTCTTTAATTTGCTTAACGTTGTAGGCGGAACAAGAACTCAAAGAAGAATTAGAACGGATTCGCAATCTGAAGATCCAAGAGGACGTGGAACGTGAATACAGGCGAAAGGAGCGGGAAGCCGCCATTAAGAGGAACAGGGAAATGAAGAGATTGCACGAAGCGAGAGTCCAGCAGGTGAGGAGGATACTGAACAACTTTTGCAACATATCATTGAGAGCTATTTCTTTTCTTTCATCTCTTCTTATTAATCAATGAGACTATTGGATCTGCTGTAAATCATAGCATTTGTTCAAAAGAAATGGAGTTTGTCGATATCAAGTTcctttttgttttcgtttttctttttttttattattcagccCAAATATCGCTATTTAATCgtccagtaacttttttccgcttcctcatattaaatatttattaaatcacaacaattaagtaaattgcaatcaacaACATACGCCTTGcccattcataatattagtcgggattattaaaaagttatttgtcatgagaatttttttttaattaagcataatttttttatgtagattACCGACATTCATCGCTTAATCGCTAGAGAGATAGCGAAGGACGAGCAAAGCTTCAACAACGCGGCTCGACAGAACGAGGAGTTCATTCGTAAAGAGAAACAGGTATTAATTATGTAACGTAATTTTCAAATACTGTCCTGCTTACTAATTTAAACCACGACGGCTAACCTCTACGAAACTAAGAGCGCAGgacattttatatgatatacctACGACaccaaaaacaattttaaacgcCTGGCTGACAACTTTGGTTGTACGCTTTGATGTATTGTATTCTAATGGTGATTAACAGACCTTAGATTCAAAGCTATATTGTGCATTACCGTCAGTTCTTGATtaacatgatataaaaaaagagtTTATAATATAACGCTATTTTGCTTAACTACTAATTTGCACTTATTATTTTGCGATAAACGTTTCGTCGACGTTTAAAAGGCCACTTTTTTTCGCAAATCAGCTctcaaccaatgatatcgcggtaattttcctgttatggttggCATAGACTGTAAGCTTTATACAAACCACACATCTGGAGAGAAACTCATGGTCTCCAGCCTTATAAGCGATAACAATAGACAGAGGACCAAGGATTTAGCCAGATATATATACGTATGGTATACTAACGGTCCGTGTGTGCTGAACTGTCGACGCTAAAATGGTTGCCAATGTGTTGACAGCTGGAAGACAAACGCAAGGCGCGTATTGAACAACATCGTCAGGAAATCATGAAACAAATCAACGACAAGGAACGCGCTCGGTAAtcctaatattaaaattataattataaaattgaattatattttatatgtagaaTGTTTTTTGACATACGATTTGGGATTGGattaaaactgttaaaataatctaaacacaaaatcttttatatttttctttctttcttttatatttattttttaatcttttatattacattttttagtGCGGAACTTCGTGAAAAGATTCACAATGAAGGCGTAGCCTTACGCATGGAGCAAGAACAACAAGAAAAGTATGAAAGAAGGGTCATCAAACAGaaggtaatattaatttttaaatattgttatttaaattttcattagaaCAATTCTAACCATATTGAAGATAGAGATTTTATTTGAGAGACTGAGATATAATCGATCCGGCGTTATccgataaaaaagaaaaaaatatttttttgtatattccgAATAAATTATCCCAGATTGTGTTGCCTactgaaaaaatacttgtattttttaaaatacaagtatttttaGGTGGCAGACATGAGACAACAGCTCATTGTTATTTTAGGTGGCAGACATGAGACAACAGAAAGTAGCTGAGAAGTATGTTAAGGAAGTGGAGCAGACGCTCGGCAAACATGGATATtgatcttcttttttttatttgttgcatgcgtatagtaagacacaaattagatgtagcatcggaaaatgcaatggaatgaaaataaaaccgattactgccagtttacacaaccaatagaaatagctccctatcgcgccattcgacgctattcgtcgctatagattcacgcgtcagagaaagcaagtgcatgtaaaatgacgcgtcaaattgacgaatatattaggtcatatgagattacaagttattacgtttgtgcaaagatcatattcgcatgagaaataagtattaataatttgggatagcgtactcaattcggatgttatcggttttacgaattttgccgatgtgacatctaagttgtgtcgtactatatgttaCTATTTCATGAGTTGTTATAATCATCTACAAGTTTAATAAGACCATTGTATTATTATCACATGTAATCTTTAAGATGTATTGAGCACATCTGATAAATTTTCGAcctcaaattaatttttgataGGTTTTGGATTTACTAGAATTTTTCTATACCGTTATTTGGACTAtctaatttaacaatattaacattGCTCTTTCGAGttcgacaaaaataaatactcaattaagcaattatgttaaattattaagtaactatatttaattaaatttaatttagaaattttattaGGGGATTgtgttcaataaattataatactatacaAAATCGCACTTTATTATTTCAACTTGTCAACAACACAGATTTATTGGCGGCAAAACTCAATGACATTACAAACTTATATTGTTCGGAATTACAAGCCGAAGGTATTATCATTTTCTGCCAAATTACTAGTAAGAGAAATAGTATATACTTTTTGTCGAATATACTAATTGAGTagtcatatttatattgaattaagatatgtcatataaaaatttCTAAAACCATATAATCCTATCCTATAGTGtcagtaataaaaaatcaattatttaaaatatatattacaaaactaatAGACAACACACAACTACGgccataacattaaaaattaacaaaacacaaCACACAGCATTCATATTTAACATAcacattttataagaaaaagcaAGTTTATATACCgacattattataacttaatttcGTATGTCTttgtaataatactaaataatttttaataataattactcagTTTTTCATCCACCACACAAAAGTTCTCTCTTGGCGAATTATTGAAATTGacagaaacttttttttttaaatcatgctTTATGTCTTTTCCTTTgaattagtagttttttttaaagagaaaCCCGTTCAAGACAACGAACCTGCGGCTTTAAGATCactaatcaatcaatcaatatattttttaaattttttttaaatatgagacatatTTTCTATGCTCATAAATTCTAGGAACGCTTCATTCAAGCCTTTTGCCTACAACTAAAcctaattgtttaattattatcataaattaacatGTCATTTACAATGTCAATTTCCTATcggataaattataattatcatttgatAGCCTTTTCCCCGAGCTTGACTACCTTATCGAGGTTGTCTTTGAGTGTTTTGAGTTGGTGCAGGACATTTGCATCCATCAGAGAGAATGGTATGTAGGCCTGCGACTGACGGAGCTGCTTCGGTTGGAGAGACAGCATTGTGCCGTCCTGAAGCATGATGTTACAGTTGGCTCTTTCATCTGACTGCATCCtgaaattgtaataatagtt contains:
- the LOC124540088 gene encoding cilia- and flagella-associated protein 45-like, with amino-acid sequence MPKALKNFHENIKYHAISKGEPGCYQLHRPSECRLKFPITKRPIHKCELPKHEYTLVPQLGGWRTLLIPKTTPNFYPAVMKKDEFERLKKQAKIVTQEEQLQAMHAQEAAIQKAAKESEERKQRLKEQLKPQPGAEASGAADPELEGPDQTAHTLSRAEILRANNYQGPRLCNRIILASKCHAIRDAQIAEKELVKKELDEEERRLDAIMEENRLAAVRRAEEDEDRRHELRLQNLAALKEQIKAHETSKIMEAERIEEESIRVNQANIAMQIDEAQKLKEKQGRQAKLKEILDQGNAELLYYKQLQNEEERIMDLRIANFLKQKQEREAKNRAEAEAVKAAKQKGIDHIAKAQKAEQELKEELERIRNLKIQEDVEREYRRKEREAAIKRNREMKRLHEARVQQITDIHRLIAREIAKDEQSFNNAARQNEEFIRKEKQLEDKRKARIEQHRQEIMKQINDKERARAELREKIHNEGVALRMEQEQQEKYERRVIKQKVADMRQQKVAEKYVKEVEQTLGKHGY